One Thalassotalea hakodatensis DNA segment encodes these proteins:
- a CDS encoding sigma 54-interacting transcriptional regulator translates to MKICIESADRVGISQEILATFASHDWNVKSIEVQSQNTFVHIDAIEATLSRVKRLLMPVDGIKQCIEINEMPSEVREKHVQALLAKITDPILDISSTGMILASNQAAKAIAKRSSVDLVHSHIDDVIDASIDALIQPHELSMTVTFFGEPFIADINPVMSANTVTGAVIYLKSVEKVGRQLSLVQSSKDNALQAMIGESEQINLVKSQISRFATLDLPVLIVGKTGTGKELVAQALHQLGPRKDKPFLTINCAAIPEQLLESELFGYTSGAFTGANKGGKPGLFELANGGTLFLDEIAEMSPYLQAKLLRFLQDFRYRKVGGTKEFKADVKIISASHQDFDELFIQGEFREDLFYRLNVLKVELPTLAQRQSDIELLVNYFLSLASQQINQQGVDITAAALELLRGYHWPGNIRQLENTIFRLVALSDGDVIDTEQVQQVLFGQQKNDGQLETLHVQDWASAQAEFEKSLLTQLYPHYPTTRKLAARLNVSHNKIAMKLRAYHIG, encoded by the coding sequence ATGAAAATTTGTATTGAATCTGCAGACAGAGTAGGTATTAGCCAAGAAATATTAGCCACGTTTGCTTCCCATGACTGGAACGTAAAAAGTATTGAAGTACAAAGCCAAAATACTTTTGTTCATATTGATGCTATAGAGGCGACCCTTTCACGGGTTAAACGTTTGTTAATGCCTGTTGACGGCATAAAACAGTGCATTGAAATTAATGAGATGCCGTCTGAAGTGCGTGAAAAGCATGTACAGGCGTTGTTGGCAAAAATAACGGATCCTATTTTAGATATTAGTAGCACAGGAATGATTTTAGCCTCTAATCAAGCCGCGAAAGCTATTGCAAAGCGAAGTAGCGTGGATTTAGTCCATAGCCATATTGACGATGTGATTGATGCCTCGATAGATGCACTAATACAACCTCATGAATTAAGTATGACGGTCACTTTTTTTGGTGAACCTTTTATTGCAGACATTAATCCAGTGATGAGCGCGAATACTGTCACTGGAGCGGTTATCTATTTAAAATCAGTTGAAAAAGTGGGGCGTCAGTTATCCTTAGTGCAATCATCTAAAGATAACGCGCTGCAAGCCATGATCGGAGAGTCTGAACAAATTAACTTAGTAAAATCTCAGATCTCGCGTTTTGCTACCCTAGATTTACCAGTGTTAATCGTAGGTAAAACAGGCACTGGTAAAGAATTGGTGGCTCAAGCATTACATCAATTAGGCCCGCGAAAAGATAAACCTTTTTTAACGATTAACTGTGCGGCTATTCCTGAGCAACTGCTTGAAAGTGAATTATTTGGTTATACCTCTGGGGCATTCACAGGGGCGAACAAAGGCGGCAAACCAGGCCTTTTTGAGTTAGCAAATGGTGGCACATTATTTTTAGATGAAATCGCTGAAATGTCACCTTATTTGCAAGCCAAACTCTTACGGTTTTTACAGGACTTTCGTTATCGCAAAGTAGGTGGCACCAAAGAATTTAAAGCGGATGTAAAAATTATTAGTGCTAGCCATCAAGACTTTGATGAATTGTTTATACAAGGGGAGTTTCGAGAAGATTTATTTTATCGACTAAATGTATTAAAAGTTGAATTACCGACACTTGCACAACGGCAGTCTGATATTGAATTACTGGTTAATTACTTTTTGTCTTTAGCATCTCAACAAATTAACCAACAAGGTGTTGATATAACTGCAGCTGCTCTTGAATTGCTTCGTGGTTATCACTGGCCGGGTAATATAAGGCAATTGGAAAATACGATTTTTAGATTAGTTGCACTATCTGATGGCGATGTAATAGATACTGAACAAGTGCAACAAGTACTTTTTGGCCAGCAAAAAAACGACGGTCAATTAGAAACGTTACATGTGCAAGACTGGGCTTCTGCGCAAGCTGAGTTTGAAAAAAGTCTGCTAACGCAACTTTACCCACATTACCCTACAACTCGAAAGCTAGCTGCACGTTTAAATGTGTCGCATAATAAAATAGCAATGAAGCTTAGGGCTTATCACATAGGATAA
- a CDS encoding IS4 family transposase — MPESLLCHNFFDKSLSNFNQARMKTLKACSEALIASDRLTLTSLGRYLAGRANIKHKIKRVDRFLNNEHLFNQQVEIYASLAKPIISNLPYLAIAVDWSGCCRSDYHLLRASLLVDGRSLVLYNMVVELKDFDTPETNARFLDNLLQVIGEHRSVYILSDGGFLTPWYTKVRSLGWHFIGRLRGTMTCKLEGKNTWEKLPAFHQGASCQPTRLGKARVTQHSPTACDAFLHLYKGKYKGRKGNSRFTKDTRMYRRHAHEPWLLATSDNTLTSDQVIKLYSKRMQIEQNFRDDKSQQYGFSWRFSKTQGVRRMSALCLIACLASLLLWFVGFEAEQRNWQIMFQANTIKHRRVLSFLTLAKQVIRHRLHKIKNHYLQKSRENFLAYYQICSVI, encoded by the coding sequence ATGCCTGAATCCTTACTTTGCCATAACTTCTTTGATAAGTCCTTATCGAATTTCAATCAAGCGAGAATGAAGACACTTAAAGCATGCTCTGAAGCACTTATAGCGTCTGATAGATTAACCTTAACAAGTTTGGGGCGTTACTTAGCTGGGCGTGCGAACATTAAGCATAAAATAAAAAGGGTTGATCGTTTTCTTAATAACGAGCATTTGTTTAACCAACAAGTTGAAATATACGCTTCGTTGGCCAAACCAATCATTAGCAACTTGCCTTATTTAGCCATTGCAGTGGACTGGAGTGGTTGTTGTCGTTCAGATTACCACCTGCTTAGAGCGAGTTTACTCGTTGATGGTCGTTCTTTAGTGCTTTACAACATGGTTGTTGAATTAAAAGATTTTGATACGCCAGAAACCAATGCCAGATTTTTAGACAACCTCCTTCAAGTTATTGGTGAACACCGGTCCGTTTATATTTTGTCAGATGGTGGTTTTCTTACTCCTTGGTATACTAAAGTCCGTTCATTAGGATGGCACTTTATTGGCCGTCTCAGAGGCACGATGACATGTAAGTTAGAAGGTAAAAATACTTGGGAAAAACTCCCTGCCTTTCATCAGGGAGCGAGCTGTCAACCAACTCGACTTGGCAAAGCGAGGGTTACTCAACACAGTCCAACAGCATGTGATGCATTTCTCCATTTGTACAAAGGAAAATACAAAGGACGAAAAGGGAATAGCCGTTTTACTAAAGATACTCGCATGTATCGACGGCATGCTCATGAGCCATGGTTACTCGCAACATCAGATAATACACTCACTAGTGATCAAGTAATTAAGTTGTACAGTAAAAGGATGCAAATTGAGCAAAACTTTCGCGATGACAAAAGCCAACAATATGGCTTTTCGTGGCGGTTTAGTAAAACACAAGGCGTAAGGCGAATGAGTGCCTTGTGCTTAATTGCATGTTTAGCTAGTCTATTACTTTGGTTTGTTGGCTTTGAAGCGGAGCAGCGCAATTGGCAAATAATGTTTCAGGCTAATACGATAAAACACCGCAGAGTTCTATCGTTTCTTACATTGGCGAAGCAAGTAATTCGGCATAGACTCCACAAAATTAAAAATCACTATCTACAGAAAAGTCGAGAAAACTTTTTAGCTTATTATCAAATATGTTCAGTTATATAA
- a CDS encoding response regulator: MTNIQPSELSILLVEPSDTQSKIIINRLKQQNITEITLAKTFDDALQQITRYHFDLIASAMYFDKGTALDLLSHVKTSDKCQDSAFMLVSSEYKRESLEEFKQSGVVAILPKPFTPENLHAAINNTIDLISPDEMELDYFDVHEIRVLLVDDSMLARNHIKRVLNNLGLLKVTEAKDGSEAIEILNENMFDLIVTDFNMPEVDGRQLTKYVREQSQQSHIPILMVTSESKDTHLANIEQDGVNALCDKPFEPKFVKQILYTLLEH, translated from the coding sequence ATGACAAATATACAACCAAGTGAACTATCTATTTTGCTCGTTGAGCCATCTGATACGCAAAGTAAAATAATCATTAATCGATTAAAACAGCAGAACATAACTGAAATTACCTTAGCAAAAACCTTTGATGATGCATTACAGCAAATAACACGTTATCACTTTGATTTAATTGCCAGTGCTATGTACTTTGATAAAGGTACAGCACTTGATTTACTAAGCCATGTAAAAACATCTGATAAGTGTCAAGACTCAGCGTTTATGTTAGTGTCAAGTGAATATAAACGTGAAAGCCTTGAAGAGTTTAAACAATCAGGTGTTGTCGCAATATTGCCAAAACCCTTTACACCTGAAAACCTACACGCCGCCATTAACAATACCATTGATTTAATTTCACCTGATGAAATGGAACTCGATTACTTCGACGTGCATGAAATTCGTGTATTACTTGTTGACGACAGCATGCTTGCTCGCAATCATATAAAACGTGTGTTGAATAATTTGGGTTTGTTAAAAGTTACAGAAGCAAAAGACGGCAGTGAAGCAATAGAAATACTAAACGAAAACATGTTCGATTTAATTGTTACTGACTTTAATATGCCTGAAGTTGACGGACGCCAGTTAACTAAATATGTACGAGAGCAAAGCCAACAATCGCATATACCTATTCTAATGGTAACCAGTGAAAGTAAAGATACTCACTTAGCAAATATTGAACAAGATGGCGTTAATGCCTTGTGCGACAAACCCTTTGAACCTAAATTTGTTAAACAAATTTTATATACCCTATTAGAGCATTAA
- a CDS encoding SUI1 family translation initiation factor, with product MSWQDQLSQLVYSTDEGRIEPEKVEQVSPSDGTAKVRRETKGRKGKGVIVISGLGLDQKALKNLASTLKKKAGTGGSVVDETIEIQGDKRDVIKAELEKAGYKVKFTGG from the coding sequence ATGTCTTGGCAAGATCAGTTATCGCAACTCGTTTACTCAACTGACGAAGGTAGAATTGAACCTGAAAAGGTTGAACAAGTCAGCCCATCTGATGGTACAGCTAAAGTTAGGCGAGAAACAAAAGGCAGAAAAGGTAAAGGTGTTATTGTTATTTCTGGCTTGGGGCTTGATCAAAAAGCACTAAAAAACTTAGCAAGTACGTTAAAGAAAAAAGCCGGCACCGGCGGGAGTGTTGTCGATGAAACCATCGAAATTCAAGGCGACAAAAGAGATGTGATCAAAGCTGAATTAGAAAAAGCAGGTTACAAGGTTAAATTTACCGGCGGCTAA